From the genome of Solanum lycopersicum chromosome 7, SLM_r2.1:
ACATCATCCAAAATCCTCAATGAACATAAAGTTACTGTTTCaagattgtgttttttttatttttacctaaATTTAGTAAAACATCGTTATTTAAGAAAATACGAAAACTTTCGTATACATATCATGTTGTTTGTCTCCCTCCACGCCACCCCTGGCCCCTGCTAGCCAACTTGCTCCCACTCCCTCACCCTCACCCCAACTCCTCCACCTCACATGATAtttatatactttaattttgagatatttaaatatgtaaatgTCTTAAATAATAATTCGCATTTTATATGACATCCTAGGTCACGTGTTTGTTTGTTCAATCTTATTGAGTATCTAAAGTTTGTTGAAGTCAAAGTTAAAAGACGTATTTATACGTGTCAGAGGACAACTTGGTCAtcttcatatattattattcttattggtATAGTGGGACCTATGTTTTCCACCCAAAAACATGTAACACTAGTCatctattttgttgttgtttttctattttttgttttacttttgacTAAGTGTGTAAAGGGACAACCACAAGTTTGGTCGTACACACTAACATAATTTTCTTGCAATTTTGTAACGGCTATTTTTCTTGATTGCTACctacatatattattatgtcCATTTCATATCTAACACACCCTACGTACGTAACTTAGGACTTTTCCCACAAATTTGGATTATTATCATTCTTCtactagttattattattattcatcataCCAATATTATAAACAAcaccaaatatattttttcttatacgATCAAGGGATCTTAATTCATTGAAAATTCACAAAAATGATTGTTTATATGCGATAGACCCTTATAAAAACCCTAGTAGTAGCTTTGGGATCTTTTTTTGGTTGGAACCCTCTAATTTCTCATATTAGTAGTAAAAACAACTACTATTActtgatatttaatttgtgtataAGTAAGGGATTCGTATGAACTTGTCTATTCAGCACGAGATATGGTAATGTATTATAGATTTAATAGTAAGAATATCTAAAGATTGAACACATCAAATCGTGAAACCTTCTCTAAGAAATAGAAAAAGACATAAAGGAGCGTCAATGAGTTAAAACTTTTTTCCCTGCATGCAATAATACAAATGCACCCACCACACGTACACCActgcagcaacaacaacaaattgTCTATTATGTTCCCCCACCACCCTCTTCTAGCAATATGTTTATAAATATAACtcgaatttttcaaaaatgttgttatttttaaagAGTCTAGAGTCTGAATACTCACCCAACGATCAATTTTGAGAAGTCTGAGCTACAAAATGTTTAACCATCTCATACTTTCTCTTTTGTTACCACATGAAATATAGGGATATCACTAAGCATATATTGTTGTTTCACCATCAAACGTGCAAATGCTGAATGAAGTGAATGCAGGTCACatcaacattatatatatagcCATGCAAGgcaacttatatatatatatagctgcTGTCATTCCACTACTCCCACCAGTGACTCATTTACAACCTGTAATGTTCTAATTGATCTTTCTATTCAACTAGACAATAATCCAATCAGTCAGtggcaaaataaaaaatttcgcTAAAATGATCAAGGTTTATAATTTGTTGAATTCTATATAGAGAGTATAAAGGGTGTTCAAATGACCACCCTTCACTTAATTCAGTGGTTGCGTCAAGCCAACAATAGTTCTACCATCCTAattgttgctcggactcttcaataATGCTAATGGACGGATATCAGATCCttgaaaaatatactttatgAGTGCGGCAATATTTTTTGATGAGTCTAAGCAGTACAGCTAAAAGAGCATCATTAGTATATGACCATTATATTGGAAGCAAAGAGATGTTAATAGGAAACCAATTTAGAAGTTCATATCCTTTGGAAAAACTCATTATTTGAGGACTTTTTATACATTAGACAGACACTCCAGGGAACTTTCAACTGGCTTCAGTAATTAAACtgctttatatatattatatatatctatggAACTTTCAGTACTGTTTTGAGTAAACATCAAACGCTATGAAAGCGAAAACCCAAACTAGAAAAACTCATCTGCTCAACTTTGCCGCGTTTTCTTTTGTCAGTCAAGATGTAAAAGACGATTTCTTGGTTATGAAAAACCTGGAGAATAATATAAAGATGATCTAAAAGGACCTGCAGGTGATGAGGAAGCTGAGAAAGAGCTCGGATGAACTAAACTACAACCGTCTGGGTTGACATTCCATGTCTTAGCAGGAAGCTCATTCACTTGAGTAAGCAAATTTGCATTCTGAGCTGCTCCAGTTTCACCACGCGGTCTATTTTCACAGAGATCCACAAACCTTGAGGTATAGCCTGAGCTAATCTGCATTTTCCCTGAGTTCATGGTGTATGGAGAATTAGCCTCGTTTTCTGGAGAATCATCAATTACAATAATTTCTCTGACAGCATTTGGCCCAACTGAAGTTGCATTCTGCCAATGAGAGATGGGAGTTGCTACAAACTTCTTCATATCACATGTCTCGTTTGGTCCATTTCGCACAGTATGTAAGTTGCCCCTACCTAAATAGTCTTGTCTGCCAAAGGGGGCACCCATCAATCCACTGCCACTGCTCTTACACAAAAACGAGGCTGGAGATGTAGGGGATGGCTGTACTTGTGGCCTTGAGTAACTGTCTTGACTTTTGAAACCATTTAACAACCTGACATCAAAATGCTGTACTGGATCACCACTTTGAGGGAAGTGAGGGACAAGACGATTATGCGCATCCACCTGATGGAAGGAGTTGAGATCCTCGTTACGAGATCTGGTGTTTGCCTGGTCAATCATGGAATTCGAGTGCGATGATCTTTTCAGTGGGGAATCTTCATCTTTGTTGATGACCATTAAGTCCTTCCCCATCAGCCTGAGAACTGGATTAGAAGCAGATGGACTAAAAGACTCGGATTCACGAGTTGGGAGCTTGAACTCAGAATCAGCAGAAATACCAAATTGAGTATGTGCCGTGGCCGATGATTTAGTGGGGTCATTTGTTTCAGGTCCTGAACTCGAGTCACTTAGAGAAAATGAGTTGCTCTTCAATATGATATTATTACATCTTGTGAGTGAATCACGGCTCAACTGATTCTCACTCGCAGGAAAAGGGGAAAGGGCGATGGCTCGTCGCTGTAACAGCTGTGACTCTTCACGATTCACAGCAAACCCTTGAGATGTTCCTCCTTCTTTCCTGACACAACAACATGGCTTATCATTTGTAAATCTGAAAGTTCCTTTTCCAGGAAATAACGCATTTGCATCAAATTTGTCCAGTCCATCTTTATCATTTCCTGTGTTTGCAGTCGGACGTAGTGCGACTGAATTTTCGACCAGAAGATCAACAGTTCTTCCAGAAAAGCTAGACCTTTTATCTTCCCAGCCAGTGTGGCATTTGAGCATTTCTGATGAATCCCTTCCACTGTCATACAAATTACCCGAATATCTTGAGCCAGTTCTAGCCATAGTTGAGTTAGAAACTGTTGATGCAGCAGACGTAGGCGAACCAGAAGAATCCTGATCAATGAATTCGGGATGATCTGCAGAAGATTGAATTCTGCTGCTGGATAATGATGAACTCCCATGAAGGTCTTCTGAGCTCATACGACCAGGACTAGGTAAAAAGGATCCCGGTGGTCCTGGTATGGGGATTGGATCAACCTCCAAAAAGTAATTCCCTTGCCCATCAGCGTTAGATCCTAATTCAGCAACATCATGGACATCACCATCAATCATCCCTTCAACACCTAAAATAGGATCTTGTGAACATGTTGCAGCTTTGGTTCCAAGAAAAGATCCTTTGTACTCTTCgctaaacaattgtgactcgcAATGAGTCCTAGCAGGCCCAGACATCTCATCAGATCCAGCATCCATAGGCTTGCTAAAACTCGTAAAATCTCCCCTCCCAGCAAGTTCAGAGACAGTTGGATCCATAGTCTTATCACTCTTACTTTGATGATTCGCTTTCACAGATCCCAGTGCATCAGATGCACCTGCTAAAATGCTGCCAGTTTCATTATCAGAATGGGTCAAAGCAGACGATTGTGAGCTCTTTAAGCCCAGAGTGCCTTCCAAATTAGAGGCCATAATTCCCTCTCTATTTTTCCTGATGCTTAAAACCTCAGATCTTTTAACATTTACCCAATCACGATTCCTGCTTCCTTGGATTTTTGTTTCACTGAGATTTCCTCTTAAACAAAGTTTCTCTCCTTCAGTCTGGAAAACTTCAGCTTCTTCCGATTCTGAGCTGGAGCTCCGACTAGACTTCTTAAAGGAAGCTGTTTTCcacttcaaattatatttaacaCCACGAGCAGGCCCTTCACTGACGGACGAAAGGTTCTTTCTCAATGATGACAACTTCCTCGCCTTTGAGGAGAATGATGGATGAGCGGTGGACTGTTCACAGTTGACCTCAGAGTAGTTATCTGTGTTTCTTCCAACTCTCACATTTTTCACAGAAAGTGCATGGCCTGTAGTCATTTTCGGATGATTGTTCACAGAATGGCCATCTACCTTCAAATGTTTTCCTTTGCACCTTTGTAACACTAGGGATCTCTTCTTGTTAGATGGGAGTGAAGATTGAGATGATGAAAAGTCCACCACTTTCTTGTGTAGAGAAGGTGGTTCCTCGCTACGTTCTTCTTGAGGCTGATCAAGTAGCATATTCCCCATTCTTTGGCTACTCTCAGGCAAACAAACAGATGATCTTGGAGATTTCACAAGACCGCTTCTCTTTTTAAATGGATAAGTCTGAGGCAACACATCATTGTCACTTTGCACGCCAGTCGACATATCAGCGCCAGAAAGCTGATGATTGTCCTTATCACTGATCTTCCTTGTGAGGCCAGTTCTCTTTGAACATGCCCATTGTTTTATGGTTGCCAATCCATTTGATAGCATCTGGTCCGCAGATCTGAGGTCCTTATTTAGGCAATCCATTTTGTCAACATTTTCTCTTGGACAAAAGGTGCTCTCTTGACCACTCTTAATCtgttcataaaatatttagCAACTTAGTTCAAAGcaaattaatatattacatACTAGGATTGCTAATTGGtacaaacaaaatatttttgataaaagatAAATGAAACCCCACCTGCACCCGCCCCTCCTTTCCACCAAATTTACCAAAACAATCATGAAATTAAGCGAACATGAAGGGCAAAGTGCAGAAAGAGATGTTTAACATTGCTCTCCCaatattcttttgttttccGCTCCTAAAATTTTGCAGTAGCATTACTGCACTATAGTGCTACAGTTTCGGAAGCAATGAAATTTTCGAAGATGAGATGTACTAGATAAAAGATGGGTTTCAAGAACAAAACAAAACCTGAGGGAACTTCTTTATGTCCAGGATTTTAAAAACATACCTTGGGACAGTGATCTGGCTTGGACAAGCAAAACTTTTTAGTATGAGAAGCAGATTTCAGAAGGTTGtgatgtttctttcttttcttcgtCAAAATGAATTTGCTTCTTTTATCTCCATCCACCATTTTTTTCTGGAGAGGATCAATAACTGGCTTCGATGATGGTAGCTGCTCATCATTGAACTTGGACAGAATTCGAAGCTTCGTGCCATTGGCGTCAATATAAACAGCACCTTCATTAGCAGTGCATTCAAGGTTCACAGGAGGAGGTTTTTCCAGTTTCTCAACACCAGGTACCTCAGTGATCTCTCGAATAGATAACGTCGGATTTGAGGCCCAGTTGGTTCCATTCCTCCTATCAAGATCCTCCAGTGTACAGCTCTTAGCCGTAGCATAGATATCCACCATCAATCTCGTTTTTCTTGACTTTATCCTGTGCTTAATCACCTTGGGATTTGCTGTCCACTTGGCTGTTGATGACTCTCCAGAGAGACACTGATCGATGTGAGCATTCAACGTGGTGTTTGATGAGGATGTGAAAGTCTTG
Proteins encoded in this window:
- the LOC101263134 gene encoding uncharacterized protein, which codes for MLSIENIPPDPCHISLLKSSSSDERPSSDNKIVDLSNSDLDDNNNNKFSIRDYVFRTRRKDIKTNWPFSQKNLQLCLRHGATTDLLPPFQSDKECAVDNRSTDKDNIVTSEEKHVELDDDPVPTSSSSGRICMPKLAVDCRNINSSGSDREKVFRSTLTSRSCSEIDSVPTAETRKQRCSGAEAVNLLEPLVKKPPMSNKSGSTVQQQSAKKCRLMVKFGNGTDRNVDEADTTTNSFMVSEAMASKVCPVCKTFTSSSNTTLNAHIDQCLSGESSTAKWTANPKVIKHRIKSRKTRLMVDIYATAKSCTLEDLDRRNGTNWASNPTLSIREITEVPGVEKLEKPPPVNLECTANEGAVYIDANGTKLRILSKFNDEQLPSSKPVIDPLQKKMVDGDKRSKFILTKKRKKHHNLLKSASHTKKFCLSKPDHCPKIKSGQESTFCPRENVDKMDCLNKDLRSADQMLSNGLATIKQWACSKRTGLTRKISDKDNHQLSGADMSTGVQSDNDVLPQTYPFKKRSGLVKSPRSSVCLPESSQRMGNMLLDQPQEERSEEPPSLHKKVVDFSSSQSSLPSNKKRSLVLQRCKGKHLKVDGHSVNNHPKMTTGHALSVKNVRVGRNTDNYSEVNCEQSTAHPSFSSKARKLSSLRKNLSSVSEGPARGVKYNLKWKTASFKKSSRSSSSESEEAEVFQTEGEKLCLRGNLSETKIQGSRNRDWVNVKRSEVLSIRKNREGIMASNLEGTLGLKSSQSSALTHSDNETGSILAGASDALGSVKANHQSKSDKTMDPTVSELAGRGDFTSFSKPMDAGSDEMSGPARTHCESQLFSEEYKGSFLGTKAATCSQDPILGVEGMIDGDVHDVAELGSNADGQGNYFLEVDPIPIPGPPGSFLPSPGRMSSEDLHGSSSLSSSRIQSSADHPEFIDQDSSGSPTSAASTVSNSTMARTGSRYSGNLYDSGRDSSEMLKCHTGWEDKRSSFSGRTVDLLVENSVALRPTANTGNDKDGLDKFDANALFPGKGTFRFTNDKPCCCVRKEGGTSQGFAVNREESQLLQRRAIALSPFPASENQLSRDSLTRCNNIILKSNSFSLSDSSSGPETNDPTKSSATAHTQFGISADSEFKLPTRESESFSPSASNPVLRLMGKDLMVINKDEDSPLKRSSHSNSMIDQANTRSRNEDLNSFHQVDAHNRLVPHFPQSGDPVQHFDVRLLNGFKSQDSYSRPQVQPSPTSPASFLCKSSGSGLMGAPFGRQDYLGRGNLHTVRNGPNETCDMKKFVATPISHWQNATSVGPNAVREIIVIDDSPENEANSPYTMNSGKMQISSGYTSRFVDLCENRPRGETGAAQNANLLTQVNELPAKTWNVNPDGCSLVHPSSFSASSSPAGPFRSSLYYSPGFS